GTTCTTCTAGACAACCCTAAATATCTGACGATGTTTTGGAACTCAGTATTCATGGTTGTGCCCATCATTGCAGGACAAACATTGGTAGCAGCACTCGCTGCCTATGCTTTCTCGAAGCTGAAATTCCGGGGACGAGATCCTTTGTTTCTTATTTATGTCCTAACGATACTTATGCCTTTCCAAGTGACGCTAGTACCGAACTATATTATGGCGGATAAGCTCGGAATATTAAATAGTTCATATGCAATTATATTGCCTGGAATTTTCGCAGCTTTTGGTGTGTTTATGCTCAGACAGTTCATGCTAGATATACCATATGCGTATATCGAAGCAAGCAAAATGGATGGTGCTGGACATTTTTTGATTTTCTACAAGATTATACTTCCGATGATTAAACCTGGTCTGGCAGCACTCGTCATATTATTGTTCGTTGATTATTGGAATATGGTGGAGCAGCCGCTTATTTTTCTAGATGATCCGTTTAAGCAGCCATTGTCAGTCTTTTTATCGAGGATCAATGAAGGCGAGAGAGGAATTGCTTTTGCTGCATCCATACTTTACATGGCTCCGATGGTGATGCTGTTTCTGTATGCGGAATCGTATTTTATTGAAGGCGTTCAATTGTCTGGTATCAAAGGTTGATTGGAGGAGAATGACGGGATATGGAGTTAGGTATAGAGTCGGCTGATCGTAGACGTAAACGAAATATTCAAGTCGTCTTCATGGCTTTTATGGGATTATTGTTGTTTTTTACATTGTTCAGTAACACGATACAATCTTTGACCTTGCCGAAAGTTAGAACCGAAAAACCAACAAAGGGAAATCTTTTATTTAGGATTGAAGGTAGTGGGGTCTTGCAGCCACTTGCTGAAGTTAAACTTTCGAATACTTCCGGACTAAAGGTCGAACAAATTCTAGTGAAAGAAGGACAACGTGTAAAAAAGGGACAAAAGCTTATTATCTATGAGAGCAAAACTGCTGAGCAAGAATTGAAAGATGAAATAACAAATTTAGAAAAGCAGAAAATTGATCAACAAAATAGGCAAGATCAGTTCATCCAATCCGCGCTGGAGGAGGATGAATTCAAAATCAGAAATGCAAGACGTGATATCGAAAAAGGTAAATTAGATATCTTAGCCCAGGAAAATAAGATTAGCGGACTTAAAAATCGTCTAACAACTGAGAAACAACTACTCTCTCCGTTCGATGGATTGATTTCAAAATTAAGTGCCGTCGAAGGATTAATTTCAATGGGAGAACCGGATGTAATTGTATCCAACAGTAGTCGGGGTTACAGATTGGATATTGTTATGGATTCCGTGCATTTGTCCAATTTAGGGATTTCTGCTGGAGAAAAGATAGAGGTTGAGGTTGATATGAATCATGGACAAGAAACCCGGACCCTAAGCGGCTTAATTGAAGAAGTTGTGAATTCAGAGTCACGTACTGATAGCCCCTCTAGTAATGAGTCCGGGAAAACTCAAACCATTCCTCAAAAGAATTTGAGAATAAAAGTCGTTGATCCAGAACTTAAAGGAGGTGAACAGGCTCGGATCAAAATCGAAAAACATTCACTCCAAGAGGGACTACTCCTATCCAATGAAGCTATTCATGAGGATCGTGAAGGTTTGTTTGTCTATAAAGTTGATGAGCAGCGGGGGGCATTAGGCAATGTCTTTGTCGCTCAAAAAGTTCGTATTCACTCCAGTGAAAAAAACGAGAAAGAAACGATGATTCAATCAGATATTCTCTATGAGGAGGATTCAATTATTCTGGAAAGTAGTGAACCTCTTGAAGACGGGAATCGAGTTCGACTGCAATAAGAAATCATATAAACGAGAAAATAGGAGGAAATTAAATGATCAAAAGGTCTATTTTTGTGCTATTAATGGGTGCGTTGATAATGACAACGGCATGTAATTCCGGAGGTAATGAGAAAGTGGAAGGTAAGGGGGAGACGACAACTGAAGAGGGGAAGACAATCTTGACTCTATCTCTAGCAGAATCGAGTGCATTCTATACGGCGCTGGAGAAAAAGTTTGAAACGAAATACCCGGATATCGACTTACAAATTAAGGCATATAAAGAAGTGGGAAATGAGTGGGGGGAGAATGGTTATGTAGAATATAAAAAAACAACGAATACAGCCCTACTCTCTGGAAAAGGTGCAGATATTTTTGATGTAAGCGCCTTTTCAATCAATGATTATGTGAATAAAAAGTTGCTTGTGAACATGAATGATATATTTGAACACGATAAAACGGTAAATAAGAGTGATTTAGAAATGAATGTTTTGGACGCAATGAAGGTAAACGACGGCCTATATTTCATTCCTACCGGGTTCGCTTTTAGAGCGTTCATAGGTGACGGGAATATGATTAAGAACTCTAATGTGAAGATTGACGATAAGAAGTGGAATTGGAAAGAGTTTGGAGAGCTATCGAAGGAAATTATACAACAGGCTGGGAAGGACGGTAAAAACAAACTGTATGCCTTAACGGATTACCCAGCGGAAATGACACTCCAAGAAATGGCTATTGATAATTATAATTTGTTTGTTGATAGTGAAGCGAAACAAGCGAAGTTCGACTCGCCTGATTTTGTGGAGCTGTTGGAACAAGTCAAGAAAATGTATAAAGAACAAGTTTTGACTGCGGAGCCAGCGGAGATAGGTAATCAGCTATTTAACTCCATCGTTATATGGTCACCAACAGACTTTATCGATGGTCCATATTCTTACTTTGAAAATCCGGTGTACCTTCAAAAGCCACATGCAGGTCAGACTGGTGGTATGAGAATCATTCCTTCATCTTCGCTCGCCATACAAGCCAATACTCCGGTGAAGGAAGAAGCTTTTAAGTTTATGACCTTCTTGTTATCTGAAGAAGCACAGTCATTGCAAGATAGAGAAGGATTCTCTCTGCTCCAATCCGTGAACGATAAGAATTTAAACGATATTCAGGAAAAGGTGAAAAGTGGAGCATATAAGCTACCAACCGGAAAAGCGGCTAAGGTTTCTGATGAAGAATTTACTAAGTTTAAAGAAATCATTCATACAGTAGATCAATATGCGGAACTGAATACTAAAGTGCTTTCTATTATTGGAGAGGAGTCCTTATCATTCTTCAGTGGACAAAAATCTGCGGAAGCTGTTGCAAAGTTGATCCAGAATCGAGTAACAATCGTTCTAAACGAATAGATGTATTAAAACAGGATTTTGTATAAGGAGGGGGACTCATGCACAAATCACTAAAGACATATGCTGTAGTTCTGCTCAGCGCAATGCTATTAAGCCAACCTTTTGCAAACAGCATATATGCAGCATCGACAAGTGCTTCAGCTACAGCGGTATTCACGCTGGACAAACTTGGTACGATCGCTTTAAAAAAAAATGTCAATGTGAAGCTAATAGATATGGATATTATTGAGCAACCGAGCGGCAATATACTTATATACACACTTAGTTATAGCAATGGTAGCAGCAATAGTGTAGCTCACGTTGATTATTTCTCAAAGGTTACTACAACTGGGGGGGCTGTCATTCAAGGCAAACCTGTCACGAGAGATGTTACCAAAAAAAACATCCCTCCAAAAAGTAGCCAAATTGTAACTTACTATGTGAATGTTGGACAGTCTACTAAATTGAACGGCACTAAAGTGACCCTATTGAAGTGGGATTTCAGTAGCCAGAATTATCAGAAAAAGCTAGGTGAATTCGCCATTCCGGCAAGTTATTCCGTTGTCGTTCCACAAGGCCAGAGCAAGAAGCTCACGATGGATAATCTGCTAGTAAACATCAAAGCGGAAAGTCTACAAAGGCTTAAAAGAAATGGAAAAGTATATATGAGAGTAGGCGTTAGTTTCACGAATTTGGATAAAAAAGTGCTAAGCGGCTCCACTTATATTGCTTACCTGAAATCAGCCGGTGGCTCGGTGTTCGAACTTAAGCTGGAGGATGCCAGAAGCAGTATCAATGTACAGTCCCAAGAGAAGAAGACGGTTTACTATTTAACAGAAGTTCCTTCCTATATGAAGACTGAACATATGATATTGCAATTTGCACAAGAAGATGAAACTTTGAAAATAACGCTTCCTGTTAAATCGTTTAAGCTTCCTGCATTAACAACTGTCGACTTTGCTGTGGCTAATTATGCTGTTAAGAAGATTTCTGTTAAGAATAATACGGTTGAAACGCAATTGAAGAGTGCTTCCGTATATTCGGAGAATGACTCCGCGAAATGGAATCTTCAATTCCGTCTTAAGAATCTTGGGAATAAACCTATCACTCTACCTGCATACGAGCTTACGGTTAAAGCTGCTGAGGGATTTAATATTCCAGTAGATTCAAAAGCACTTGCGAATGTAACCTTGAAACCGCTTGAAGAGAAGATCGTCAGTCTCAGGGCGGATGTACCATTAATACTTAATCAAGGTACCTTAAAGCTAGAGTGGACGGAACCTGCTGTTGATGACAAGGTTATTTTCCCAACTGCGCTGTATAACATACCTTATGCTCTAGAAATAAATAATCTGATAGGACAAGGGTATTCGGTCGAGAATAGGTACGGGAAATTCATGGTGAAACTTGGATCTTATCAGCGTTTGCCTTGGGATGATGGTGATCAAATCGTAACTACTATCAGCATCCGTAACACCGGCTTAACCTCAGTACAGCTACCTTCTTTAAAAGCTATAGTTAAAGCAGGAATGAGTGATCTT
This Paenibacillus sp. FSL R5-0345 DNA region includes the following protein-coding sequences:
- a CDS encoding carbohydrate ABC transporter permease — its product is MAVIAVLLLFPIVITFTNSLMTEKEIEINYGPIGIMNEVIEGREDPFVNLKLLPDQVSLDQYTKVLLDNPKYLTMFWNSVFMVVPIIAGQTLVAALAAYAFSKLKFRGRDPLFLIYVLTILMPFQVTLVPNYIMADKLGILNSSYAIILPGIFAAFGVFMLRQFMLDIPYAYIEASKMDGAGHFLIFYKIILPMIKPGLAALVILLFVDYWNMVEQPLIFLDDPFKQPLSVFLSRINEGERGIAFAASILYMAPMVMLFLYAESYFIEGVQLSGIKG
- a CDS encoding ABC transporter substrate-binding protein, with the translated sequence MIKRSIFVLLMGALIMTTACNSGGNEKVEGKGETTTEEGKTILTLSLAESSAFYTALEKKFETKYPDIDLQIKAYKEVGNEWGENGYVEYKKTTNTALLSGKGADIFDVSAFSINDYVNKKLLVNMNDIFEHDKTVNKSDLEMNVLDAMKVNDGLYFIPTGFAFRAFIGDGNMIKNSNVKIDDKKWNWKEFGELSKEIIQQAGKDGKNKLYALTDYPAEMTLQEMAIDNYNLFVDSEAKQAKFDSPDFVELLEQVKKMYKEQVLTAEPAEIGNQLFNSIVIWSPTDFIDGPYSYFENPVYLQKPHAGQTGGMRIIPSSSLAIQANTPVKEEAFKFMTFLLSEEAQSLQDREGFSLLQSVNDKNLNDIQEKVKSGAYKLPTGKAAKVSDEEFTKFKEIIHTVDQYAELNTKVLSIIGEESLSFFSGQKSAEAVAKLIQNRVTIVLNE
- a CDS encoding efflux RND transporter periplasmic adaptor subunit; this encodes MELGIESADRRRKRNIQVVFMAFMGLLLFFTLFSNTIQSLTLPKVRTEKPTKGNLLFRIEGSGVLQPLAEVKLSNTSGLKVEQILVKEGQRVKKGQKLIIYESKTAEQELKDEITNLEKQKIDQQNRQDQFIQSALEEDEFKIRNARRDIEKGKLDILAQENKISGLKNRLTTEKQLLSPFDGLISKLSAVEGLISMGEPDVIVSNSSRGYRLDIVMDSVHLSNLGISAGEKIEVEVDMNHGQETRTLSGLIEEVVNSESRTDSPSSNESGKTQTIPQKNLRIKVVDPELKGGEQARIKIEKHSLQEGLLLSNEAIHEDREGLFVYKVDEQRGALGNVFVAQKVRIHSSEKNEKETMIQSDILYEEDSIILESSEPLEDGNRVRLQ